One Penaeus monodon isolate SGIC_2016 chromosome 34, NSTDA_Pmon_1, whole genome shotgun sequence DNA segment encodes these proteins:
- the LOC119594492 gene encoding uncharacterized protein LOC119594492 (The sequence of the model RefSeq protein was modified relative to this genomic sequence to represent the inferred CDS: added 30 bases not found in genome assembly): MTRVSLVVILIEMNLQLLIRSLLLTAAVMVETQEVTYTGVLWKAANVRDSIKETPVEEFTTERELACAAEAQRRPWCTLYCYTGNLCSLYGVTFPPSVYPAVVNCKTISPFPLACSPPFTPFLMVEDLGCLYVPPAPSNWDAARAHCLSYGADLVVVSTDEQFVALRDYFISANIQSKKWVGIIDRKWLDGRLMEMWDAGEPNGAVDGTQCGLLQDVTLLDDTFCTREFQYICQA; this comes from the exons ATTGAAATGAACCTTCAGCTGCTGATTAGATCCCTGTTGCTGACTGCAGCAGTAATGGTCGAAACTCAGGAAGTCACCTACACTGGGGTCCTGTGGAAGGCAGCCAACGTCCGGGATTCCATAAAGGAGACGCCTGTGGAAGAATTCACAACGGAAAGGGAGCTTGCTTGTGCTGCCGAAGCCCAAAGGCGACCCTGGTGTACCTTGTATTGCTACACTGGTAACTTGTGCAGCCTTTACGGAGTGacattccctccctctgtctatccTGCCGTTGTCAACTGCAAGACGATTTCTCCATTCCCTCTAG CCTGCagtcctcccttcacccctttcctgATGGTGGAGGACTTGGGGTGCCTCTACGTGCCACCAGCGCCGAGCAACTGGGACGCAGCAAGAGCGCATTGCCTCTCTTACGGCGCTGATCTGGTCGTCGTTTCGACCGATGAGCAGTTCGTGGCCCTGAGAGATTATTTCATATCTGCCAACATTCAGT CAAAGAAATGGGTTGGAATCATCGATCGAAAGTGGCTGGACGGTCGTCTGATGGAAATGTGGGATGCAGGAGAACCAAACGGAGCTGTTGACGGAACACAATGTGGCTTATTGCAAGACGTTACTCTGCTGGATGACACCTTTTGCACTAGGGAATTCCAGTATATCTGCCAAGCCTAG